In a genomic window of Planctomycetia bacterium:
- a CDS encoding DUF1501 domain-containing protein encodes MLPRARATRRSILQLGVCGLSSLAGLGPQWQSSVSAAAKSAKAKRVLILFEQGGVSHIDTWDPKPEAAAEHRSPHKPIATNVPGIFVTELLAQTSRHMDKLAIVRSMIQPTPGIGNSHPMGSKYVFSGEAPGGPEDMPDISSVVSLLAGSQASYLPSNIMVPGGSEQAYNSTIGFLPPAHKVFRTGGNPCDPAWTVPNLGLVGNIDAARFRDRTDLLSNLDVGIPGAERVKDVQALGSLRGQAEDMLTNPATRKAFDLKSEPEKLREKYGTGHRGQCYLLGRKLIEAGVRYVTVDCREPSSSWREGKSVNYPGGGNMNWDHHDAIYSADNTNKPGVSGAGGGRFGIATWPMMGSTDQALAALLDDLDERGLLAETLVCFVTEFGRTPKINKSQGRDHWVHAFSFAFAGAGVRGGQTIGESDKDGGYIASANAYTIDDYAATIYEKLGLDRHKPIYTPANRPIMLARKGEPIPELL; translated from the coding sequence ATGCTTCCACGCGCTCGCGCTACGCGCCGCAGCATCTTGCAACTCGGCGTCTGCGGGCTCTCGTCGCTTGCCGGCCTTGGGCCGCAGTGGCAGAGTTCGGTGTCGGCGGCGGCGAAGTCGGCCAAGGCGAAGCGCGTGCTCATCCTCTTCGAGCAAGGGGGCGTGTCGCACATCGACACTTGGGACCCGAAGCCCGAGGCGGCTGCCGAACACCGGAGCCCACACAAGCCGATCGCGACGAATGTGCCCGGCATCTTCGTTACGGAGCTGCTCGCGCAAACCTCGCGGCACATGGATAAGCTCGCGATCGTCCGCTCGATGATTCAGCCGACGCCCGGCATCGGCAACTCGCACCCGATGGGCTCGAAATACGTCTTCTCGGGCGAAGCCCCCGGCGGGCCGGAAGACATGCCCGACATTAGTTCCGTCGTGTCGCTCTTGGCCGGCAGCCAGGCGAGCTACTTACCGAGCAACATCATGGTGCCCGGCGGGAGCGAGCAGGCGTATAACTCGACGATCGGCTTTCTGCCGCCGGCTCACAAAGTGTTTCGCACCGGCGGCAACCCGTGCGATCCCGCTTGGACCGTGCCGAACCTCGGGCTGGTCGGCAACATCGACGCCGCGCGGTTTCGCGACCGGACCGATCTGTTGAGCAACCTCGACGTCGGCATTCCCGGCGCCGAGCGCGTGAAAGACGTGCAAGCGCTCGGCTCGTTGCGCGGGCAGGCCGAAGACATGCTGACGAACCCGGCGACGCGCAAAGCATTCGATCTGAAGAGCGAGCCGGAAAAGCTCCGCGAGAAGTACGGCACCGGCCATCGCGGACAATGCTACTTGCTCGGCCGGAAGCTGATCGAAGCCGGCGTGCGCTACGTGACGGTCGATTGTCGCGAACCCTCGAGCTCGTGGCGCGAGGGGAAGTCGGTGAATTATCCCGGCGGCGGCAACATGAATTGGGACCATCACGACGCGATCTACTCGGCCGACAACACGAACAAGCCCGGCGTAAGCGGAGCCGGCGGCGGACGCTTCGGCATCGCCACTTGGCCGATGATGGGGAGCACGGATCAAGCGCTCGCGGCCTTGCTCGACGATCTCGACGAGCGCGGCCTGCTGGCCGAGACGCTCGTCTGCTTCGTCACCGAATTCGGCCGGACGCCGAAGATCAACAAGAGCCAAGGGCGCGACCATTGGGTTCATGCGTTCTCGTTCGCCTTCGCCGGAGCCGGCGTGCGCGGCGGCCAAACGATCGGCGAATCGGACAAAGACGGCGGATACATCGCCAGCGCGAACGCCTACACCATCGACGACTACGCCGCGACGATCTACGAAAAGCTCGGGCTCGATCGGCACAAGCCGATCTACACGCCGGCGAATCGCCCGATCATGCTGGCCCGCAAGGGCGAGCCCATTCCGGAGCTGCTCTAA
- a CDS encoding basic secretory family protein, whose protein sequence is MNSSLRPLTFVISSLLAAGLVASAGLAQPPANDAPAAAAKAFTLVISGEIDAALAPTVGRLTTLFYESYPQLVARFENPQKPAPRRIRLVFERGLKVPAHCSGDQVTVSVDWMRRHPEDLGLLTHELTHAVQAYPSPEPGWFTEGLADYARHKYGPKEQPGWSLPEKLTAQQSYKDSYRTTARFLVWLDGKHPGLVDKLHRKMQNRDFATEDFRTLTGTTLDALWEECVREK, encoded by the coding sequence ATGAACTCATCATTACGCCCGCTCACGTTCGTGATCTCCTCGCTCTTAGCCGCCGGCCTCGTTGCGTCGGCAGGTCTGGCGCAGCCGCCGGCGAACGACGCGCCGGCCGCCGCTGCGAAGGCGTTCACGCTCGTGATCTCCGGCGAGATCGATGCGGCGTTGGCTCCGACGGTCGGCCGGCTGACGACTCTGTTTTACGAATCGTATCCGCAGCTGGTCGCGCGGTTCGAAAATCCGCAGAAGCCCGCCCCGCGCCGGATCCGCTTGGTCTTCGAGCGGGGGCTGAAAGTTCCTGCGCATTGCAGCGGCGACCAGGTGACCGTCAGCGTCGATTGGATGCGGCGCCATCCGGAAGATCTCGGCCTGCTCACGCACGAGCTCACGCACGCCGTGCAAGCGTATCCGAGCCCGGAGCCGGGCTGGTTTACCGAAGGCTTGGCCGACTATGCCCGACACAAGTACGGCCCGAAAGAGCAACCCGGCTGGTCGCTCCCCGAGAAACTTACGGCGCAGCAAAGCTACAAGGATAGCTATCGCACGACGGCCCGCTTCCTAGTGTGGCTCGACGGGAAACACCCGGGCCTCGTCGACAAGCTGCACCGCAAAATGCAAAACCGCGACTTCGCCACGGAAGACTTTAGAACGCTCACGGGGACGACGCTGGATGCGCTGTGGGAAGAGTGCGTACGTGAAAAATAA
- a CDS encoding DUF1553 domain-containing protein, translating into MQASHIIRRLRTVALVLLAVAASAERAPAADDLTVGVVRIEVVPQQVMLRAARETAQLIVTGYDAAGATRDLTHVAEIRSQDEALATVVGGRVSARATGPAGGRTTLEVRVGSQRQSVPFEAANLDRPDPVRFRSEVLPALTKQGCNAGSCHGAPEGKGGFALSMLAYKPSIDEDSLTTGGLARRVEPNAPLESLLLKKPLLRVTHVGGKRLHPTDAAYTVLRDWIAEGANVGKADAPRCVGITVSPGPARTVVVPYVRQQLNVVAEFADGTKRDVTRLATFDSSNKEIAVVGPEGLVTGRERGLTAVTVRYLDFVESVYFTVIHPLPGFDAAWKKAAENETSREPAENNYVDRLVHAKLKQLQFVPSELCDDTVFARRIHLDLTGLPPTAEQVREFLADGKPTKRAALIDRLLASEEFARSWAQKEADLYRVNPQVLDVELMRSDGRKILAGRAALFNDWLVDEWRRNVPYDRHVRELLTAIGDTHSVGPSNFFEAIPKQDDISEATAQLFMGSRINCAKCHNHPFESWTQDDYYRIVAVFTRVRQDNDTITVAPMGEATNPSTGKVMVPWGVDVATKTAGKPDADRRAIFTAWLTKPENPFFARVAVNRIWAHLLGRGIVHPVDDFRSSNPPANPELLDALAADFESHGYDRKAVVRTIANSRAYQRSTNTSPWNEADRTLFSHYTPRRLTGEQLRDAIGYASRTLEPVVASSDRIREREAELAARLDKVRSEQPAWEKNVRERIQKAPLWNGLWRTYVAKEKKEAAAVDLAKLPASDWSDELRWIDLQDFALELPQDGVRWFATELHVREAGSATFSLTTDAAYTLELDGRTVHEKDPKQRRNGGTKEIALKLEPGLRRMVLRVEGPTDSKKIRGGFVKWNDKGLERFEVRRDAVDALAAAEALPNELRSAVVDYRQATDGQVQNLRQTIAELKFRMAYHTQRPFPERSQFAEAFGQPKRESACACDRSSDPTLDQALNLLNGAETQAASSNGAARYAQLDDTALCDEVYLSAFARKPTDAERASILAFVKRGSDRKESIRDLLWALFNTREFLFQH; encoded by the coding sequence ATGCAAGCTTCGCACATCATTCGGCGATTACGGACTGTCGCGCTCGTGCTGCTTGCCGTCGCGGCATCGGCCGAGCGAGCGCCGGCCGCGGATGATCTCACCGTGGGCGTGGTGCGCATCGAAGTCGTTCCGCAGCAAGTCATGTTGCGGGCCGCGCGCGAGACGGCGCAACTGATCGTCACCGGCTACGATGCCGCCGGCGCAACCCGCGACCTCACGCACGTCGCGGAGATTCGTTCGCAAGACGAAGCGCTCGCGACCGTCGTCGGGGGCAGAGTTTCGGCGCGCGCTACGGGGCCGGCCGGCGGTCGGACGACGCTTGAAGTTCGCGTCGGTTCGCAGCGGCAATCGGTGCCGTTCGAAGCGGCGAACCTCGACCGGCCCGATCCGGTTCGCTTCCGCTCGGAAGTTCTTCCGGCGTTGACGAAGCAAGGGTGCAACGCCGGCTCGTGCCACGGGGCACCCGAGGGGAAAGGGGGCTTCGCGCTGTCGATGCTCGCCTACAAACCCTCGATCGATGAAGATTCGCTGACGACCGGCGGCTTGGCACGGCGCGTCGAACCGAATGCGCCGCTGGAAAGTTTGTTGTTGAAGAAGCCGCTGCTCCGGGTAACGCACGTCGGCGGGAAGCGCCTCCACCCGACGGACGCCGCTTACACGGTGCTGCGCGATTGGATCGCCGAAGGGGCGAACGTCGGGAAGGCCGACGCTCCGCGTTGCGTCGGCATCACCGTATCGCCGGGCCCTGCGCGAACGGTCGTCGTGCCGTACGTGCGGCAGCAACTCAACGTCGTGGCCGAGTTCGCCGACGGCACCAAGCGAGACGTCACGCGCCTCGCCACGTTCGACAGCTCGAACAAAGAGATCGCGGTCGTCGGCCCGGAAGGGCTCGTTACCGGACGGGAGCGAGGGCTCACCGCCGTCACGGTGCGGTATCTCGACTTCGTCGAGTCGGTCTACTTCACGGTCATTCATCCGCTGCCGGGCTTCGACGCGGCTTGGAAGAAGGCCGCCGAAAACGAAACCTCGCGGGAGCCGGCGGAGAACAACTACGTCGACCGGCTCGTGCATGCGAAGTTGAAGCAATTGCAATTCGTGCCGAGCGAACTTTGCGACGATACCGTGTTCGCCCGCCGCATCCATCTCGACCTGACCGGCCTCCCGCCGACCGCCGAACAAGTGCGCGAGTTCCTCGCCGACGGCAAGCCGACGAAGCGCGCCGCGCTGATCGATCGCCTCCTTGCGAGCGAAGAGTTCGCCCGCTCTTGGGCTCAAAAGGAAGCCGATCTTTATCGAGTGAACCCGCAGGTGCTCGACGTCGAGCTGATGCGGAGCGACGGGCGGAAGATCTTGGCCGGCCGAGCCGCGCTGTTCAACGATTGGCTCGTCGACGAGTGGCGCCGCAACGTGCCGTACGATCGCCACGTGCGCGAGCTGCTCACCGCGATCGGCGACACGCACAGCGTCGGGCCGTCGAACTTCTTCGAAGCGATCCCCAAGCAAGACGATATCTCCGAAGCGACGGCGCAGCTCTTCATGGGCTCGCGCATCAACTGCGCGAAGTGCCACAATCATCCGTTCGAGAGCTGGACGCAGGACGACTACTACCGGATCGTCGCCGTGTTTACGCGCGTGCGGCAAGACAACGACACGATCACCGTGGCGCCGATGGGAGAAGCGACGAACCCGAGCACCGGCAAAGTGATGGTCCCTTGGGGGGTCGACGTCGCGACGAAAACGGCCGGCAAGCCCGACGCCGATCGCCGCGCGATCTTCACCGCCTGGCTGACGAAGCCGGAGAATCCGTTCTTCGCGCGGGTCGCCGTGAACCGGATTTGGGCGCATCTTTTGGGGCGCGGCATCGTGCATCCGGTCGATGATTTTCGGTCGTCGAATCCGCCGGCGAACCCGGAACTGCTCGATGCCTTGGCCGCCGACTTCGAGAGCCACGGCTACGATCGGAAGGCCGTCGTGCGGACGATCGCCAATAGCCGCGCGTATCAACGTTCGACGAACACCTCGCCGTGGAACGAAGCCGATCGAACGTTGTTCTCGCACTACACCCCGCGCCGCCTGACCGGCGAACAACTCCGCGATGCGATCGGCTATGCGAGCCGAACGCTCGAGCCGGTCGTGGCGTCGTCGGATCGCATTCGCGAGCGCGAGGCCGAGCTCGCCGCGCGGCTCGACAAGGTTCGCTCCGAGCAACCGGCATGGGAGAAGAACGTCCGAGAGCGGATCCAAAAGGCGCCGCTGTGGAACGGCCTGTGGCGGACTTATGTTGCGAAGGAGAAGAAGGAAGCCGCGGCGGTCGACCTTGCGAAGCTTCCGGCGAGCGACTGGAGCGACGAACTCCGCTGGATCGATCTGCAAGATTTTGCCTTGGAGCTGCCGCAAGACGGAGTCCGCTGGTTCGCGACGGAGTTGCATGTGCGCGAAGCCGGCAGCGCGACCTTCTCGCTCACGACCGATGCGGCGTATACCCTCGAGCTCGACGGCCGCACCGTTCACGAAAAAGATCCGAAGCAGCGCCGCAACGGCGGGACGAAAGAGATCGCGCTCAAGCTCGAGCCGGGCTTGCGGCGCATGGTCTTGCGCGTGGAGGGGCCTACGGACTCGAAGAAGATTCGGGGCGGCTTCGTGAAGTGGAACGATAAGGGGCTCGAACGATTTGAAGTACGGCGCGACGCCGTCGACGCGCTCGCCGCCGCCGAGGCGCTGCCGAACGAGCTACGATCAGCGGTCGTCGACTATCGGCAAGCGACCGACGGGCAAGTGCAGAACCTGCGGCAGACGATCGCGGAACTTAAATTCCGCATGGCGTATCACACGCAGCGGCCGTTTCCCGAGCGGTCGCAGTTCGCCGAGGCGTTCGGTCAGCCGAAGCGCGAGAGTGCCTGCGCGTGCGATCGTTCGAGCGACCCGACGCTCGATCAAGCCCTGAACTTGCTCAACGGCGCGGAGACGCAAGCGGCGTCGAGCAACGGCGCCGCGCGCTACGCCCAGCTCGACGACACGGCGCTGTGCGACGAAGTCTATCTCTCGGCCTTCGCCCGTAAGCCGACCGACGCCGAGCGGGCGAGCATCCTCGCGTTCGTGAAACGCGGCTCCGATCGAAAAGAATCGATTCGCGACTTGCTCTGGGCTCTGTTCAACACGAGAGAGTTTTTGTTTCAGCACTAA
- a CDS encoding GNAT family N-acetyltransferase — MQIREFRLGDEPALRTVFYSAVHGLASRDYTPEQLDAWAPRAYDAARWAERMQTLRPFVVEDAGRIAAYASVNPSGFIDHFFVATSYARRGLGTLLMTRIHQAAEEQGVAVLESHVSLTAQPFFKKFGFTIVEQRLPVVSGVALSNAAMRKELVLEHPVRS; from the coding sequence ATGCAGATCCGCGAATTCCGCCTCGGAGATGAGCCGGCTTTGCGCACGGTTTTCTATTCCGCCGTGCATGGGCTGGCGAGCCGCGACTACACGCCCGAGCAACTCGACGCCTGGGCGCCGCGCGCTTACGACGCAGCTCGCTGGGCCGAACGGATGCAGACGCTTCGCCCGTTCGTCGTCGAGGATGCCGGCCGAATCGCGGCCTATGCGAGCGTGAACCCGAGCGGCTTCATCGACCATTTCTTCGTCGCGACCTCGTACGCACGGCGCGGGCTCGGCACGCTGCTGATGACGCGCATCCACCAAGCGGCGGAGGAGCAGGGAGTCGCGGTGCTGGAGTCGCACGTGAGTCTCACGGCGCAACCCTTCTTTAAAAAATTCGGCTTCACGATCGTCGAACAACGGCTGCCGGTCGTATCCGGCGTGGCCTTGTCGAACGCCGCGATGCGGAAGGAGTTGGTGCTCGAGCACCCGGTGAGATCTTGA